CAACCGGACGTTGATAGTCCTACTCGTTCAGTTCGTCATCTGGAACTTCCTTGTTTGCCTCAGCGTCGTCCGGTGCGAGGTCTCTTGCAGCAGCCTCGTGATCACCGCCTTCCGGATTGTCCTCTCCAACAGCAACGATGATCATATCATTGACTAACTGTGCAGGATCGCTAGAATCGACTCCGAACGTATTGGTGAGCAACCCAACGTCCTCGTATTCGCCCACTTCAAGTGTCGTGGCCCAAAGCGGCGATGTGGTGCCACCGTTGAAGAGCCCGACGTTGCCCGTTTTTGGACCCACCAGGAAGACAAACACGTGGATTGTTTGCTTCCCCTGGTTACGAATCCTGAAGAGGTCCTTGAAGATGGTAACTGAATTGGAGTTGACCCCAGTGCCACCACCCTCCGTCTCATTGTCCTCGTCCATCCGGATTCGGAGATGGCCCTCATCTTCGTCAACGTAACTACTGTTAGGGCTGTCAGGAACCTCTTTGAGGCCGAGGTATGCATTTGCGTCATTAACGGCCCGAACACTCATCTCACGTGTAGACGTGACCGAACTGAACGCGCCCGTGCCGACAAGCGCACTTGCTCCGATAGCTGTACTCCCCGCACCGATCAGGAATTTACGTCGTTCCATCGTGATTCACCGTTATTGCGCGCTCGAGCCGCCGACCGCCCGTCGCTCGCCATCGTGGCGTCGTCTTCGAGCGCAGGCATTCTCCCCATGGACAGCACCCCCCTTTTGTATACACTGGCAGCAGATTCGGCATACCGGGCCTGTAGAGCGGTAGTAGTGTCGTGCAGGAGTCTCGTCGAAAAGTACGGGCGGTCAGGAGGTCTATAGCCGGGACGTACAGAGGCGAGTGGGGCGACCTGCAGTCCGGATCGGTCGCGTCCTCGCTCGAGCAAACTACCACAGGCTCTCCATGAAGGGCTGTTAACAACAATTGTGACTAACAGGTAGGTCCGATTGATGCAGCTTGAGCAGCACTCTCGAGCGTGCGACGGCCCGCGATCGAAGAACGAGCTATCCGAACCGTCGGCACGTCACGAGGACGCGAACACGGACAACGAGCGACCCCACTCCTCGATCTCCTGTTTCCCGTCACTCGAGCGAAGTAAGCAAAAGAGGACCGTCGCTACGAGCCGGAGTCGTCGCTGTCGTCCTCGAGGGCGTCTCCCCCCTCTCCCGATCCGTCACCGATCACCGTCGGCTCCTCGGCTTCCTGCGCGTCGGGTTCGAGGACTCGGTCCTCGTCCTCGCTCTCTTCATCCTCCAGCCCCTCGGGCGCGTACACGTACAGCGAGTCGTCGTCGAGGACGTAGTACCGCCCGTCGCGCTCGTCCTCGATCACGCGCCGATCGCAGTCGACGGCGACGTCGACGAGGTCCTCGAGGGTCGCGATCTCGATCCGCGAGCGCTCGCGGACGTCGGCCGGAAGCCGTCCTCGCGAGATCCAGTCGTCGAACGCCTCGCGCTTGTAGCGGGCGTCGATGCGCTCGAGTTCAGCCGCCGAGGGCGCGAGGGTCCCCTTTCGGCGGGCGACCCCGAGGACCCCGAGGGCCGCGACCGAGCAGATCCCGAGCAGGGCAAGGACAACAGAACTGAGCCCGCTAAAGCCAGAGCTCCCCGCAACCGCGACCGCTTCGGTTCGTTCCTCGGTCCGTTCCTCGGCCGCGGGCGCCTCGACCGTGTAGGTCGTGTCGTCGGGCTCGACGACCAGCTCGTAGCTGTCGACGCGATCGACCGACTCGCCGTCGATCGTCCCCTCGATCGCCATCTGCACCTCGACGACCGTCTCGAGCTCGCCCACGGATTCGTTGAGATCCTCCTGGATCTCCTCGGCCTCCGCAGCCGTTTCGGGCACGTCGACGCTGAACGACGTCGCCTGCTCCTCACCAGGCGCGAGGGACTCGGTCTCCTCCTGGGCGGTCGTCTCGTTGACCGCCCAGTGCTCGACGCGGTCGTCCTCGTCGTCTACGTCCTCGACCGAGCGGATCACGCGGTCGGCCTTGAGGACGACCGCGACGTCGCCGTCGGGCGCGTCGTACGCGTACGTGAAGGTCGCCTCGAGCTCGGGTGCGACCTCGGCGAAGTACATCGAGCGATCCGAGAGCTCGGTGCCGACCGGGAACACCTCGTTTTCGGCCTGGACGGTCGCGCTATGGTCGAAGCCGCCAGTCGTCGACCACGCCTCGACCGTTCGTTGTTCGAACTCCTCGTCACTATCGTCGGCGACCGCGCCGTAGGCGCCCCACCCCCCGAGCAGGGCGAGTGCGAGCAGGGCGACGACCACCACGACGAACCACTCGTCGAGCGCGGTGCGAAGCCGCACGCGCCGTCGGTCACTGATCACGGTCGATCCCCTCTCCGTTCGGATTGCTGTATCGATATCGGAACATGATTCTCAGTCGTTCAGACCACCCGGGGAACGCGATCTCGCTCGCGAACGCGTCCTGATCGTACCGGTGCCGATCAGGAGAGCCAGCGGCGCGACAATTATCCCCGTCAGCACCGCCGTCACCGACGCCATCGCCGCCCAGGGGTGGATCGCGTGCAGGGTCGCGATTATCGGCTCAGGCAACACCGCGAAGTACGTGCGTTCGCTCACGGACCGGAGGTAGTACCCCGTCTCGGGCGGCGCGGTGTAGGCGACGGCCGCCGTCGCGTTCTCGCCGTAGCCGAGCGTCGTCCGCTCGTCGACGGCGACCCCCTCGCTCGCCGGTTCGACGATCGTCACGGTCGGCAGGACGCCGCCGTTGTACAGCTCGTACTCGTGGCTCTCGGTCTCGCCCATCGGAATCACGTCGGGGCGATCGGAGTCGAACTCCGCGCTCACGATCCCCGTCTCGGTCGTCCCCGACATCGCGACCATCGTCGCCAGCGAGACGACGATCAGCAGCGCGGCCAGCCCGAGGACGAGCGTCCGCGCGTCGTACACGTCCTCGCGCGAGCGCTCCCGGTTGCGCTCGCGGGTCGCACCGCTCCATCGCTCGAGCGCGAGCGAGACACCGAGGACGACTAGGCCGAACGCGAGCAACAGAGACGACAGCCCCTGCGTGCCGAGTACGGCAGTCGTCCCGAGCGTCGACGCCAGCCACCGCTGGCTCGACTCGAGGCCGTTCTCGACGCCCATTACCGCCGTCCCGAGGTGCGGGATCGTCACTGGCTCGCCGTTCACCTGATGCGCCGTCGCGGCGACCTGGCCGTCGGTGACGACGGGTTCGCCGGAGTCCTGATCGGTAAACGGGTTCGCGTCGCCCTGGGTGACGTAGCCCTGCTCGGTAACCTCGACGACCCGGTGGGTCGTGAGTCCGCCGCCCTCGATCTCCTGGGCGTCGAAGACGATCACGTCGCCCTCCTCGGCCGGGCCGGCGACGGCAGACGGAACCGCGACGAAGCCGTCGCCGGTCTCGATCGTCGGCTCCATACTCCCCGTTTCGACGTAGCTGAGCGCGATCGGGATCCCGAGGACGTGTCCCGCGACGATCGCGAGCAACGCGAGCGCGGCGACGCCGATCGCGACGAGCGTGACGACACGCATCGGTCCCCCCTGCTGTCCTGTTCCCATCGTTCCCCTCGTCCGTCCGAACGCCCACAGCCGAGCGATCGGCCGTCCGGAATCGACCACACTCCGTCGGCCCCTTACTATAGGCACGTTAGGGAACGTCTGGCATCGTCTGCAGGTCGACAAGACGACCCTGAAGCGTCCCGACAGCGTCGCGAGGGTCGTCAAGGCAGCCTTGAACTGTAGTGGCAGTGTCAAACGGACCGACAAGTAGTGCCAGAACGTCGCTTCTATTCCTTCCACTAGAACTATCGGTGACGTGCTTCTATAGGCTTAGAAGCGCTTTTGACGGGTATCTGGAAAGAGTAGTATCCGTCGAGTGATAGCTACACTGTCAATAATAAAAACCATCGGTAGAGACGTGAGATGTACCTCGCGCTCACCGGGGGGTGGCGTCGGAGGTGGAAGGGGGATCAGAATGAGTGTCAGCAAGCTAGACGAGGAGGAGCTCGAGCCGGAGGAACTGAATCGAGACGAGGTCTTCGAGATGTTGAGCAACCAGCGCCGGCGCTGGGTGTTGCACTACCTGAAACAACAGAACGAGGACCGTGTCGACCTCCGATCGCTCGTCGACTCGGTGTCGTCCTGGGAGTACGAGACGCCTGCAGACGAACTCCCGTGGAAGAAACGCAAGCGCGTGTACACGTCACTGCGCCAGTCACACCTGCCACGGCTCGACGAGTCCGGCGTCATCGAGTACGACCGCAACCGCGGCGAGGTCGCGCTTACCAACGAGGCACGGAAGCTGCAGCTGTACCTCGAGTACGTTCCCGAAGACGACATTCCCTGGAGCCACTGCTATCTCGGTCTATCGGGGGTCAGCGCCGCCATCACGGCGCTGGCGTGGTATCCGGTGTACCCGATCGGGGAGCTCTCGGCCGTCGCGCTCGGCGCGTTGGTCACCGCGATGTTCGGCCTCTCGGCGGTCGTCCACACCTACCACTCGCGGCGGAACCGGATCGGCCACCAGGGGCCGCCGAAACGATGAGCGCGCGAGTCGGAGTCGGGCTGATCGTCGTCGCGATCGCACTGCTGATCACCGCAAGCGCCGGTGCGAGCGTCGCCTCGGTGGAGCGCCCACTCTCCGTGGAGGTCGTCGATGGTGACGAGGCGGGCGTCGCCGTCGAGGCCGTCGAGGCTGAACTGCTCGACAACGCCGGATCGGAGACCGCAGCCGAAAGGGCGGACGAGAACGCGACGGATGCGGCGCCACCACTGGGCGAACGAGAGCTGCTGGTCGTCACGAACCAGCTCGGCGAGGAGATCACAGTAACGGAGATCGAGGTTCCGGACGGAATCGACCAAGAGGACGCGTCGGGCTGGGTCGGCACCGAGATCGAGACCGGCGAAAACGCCACCCTCGAGGGAACGGTCGACTGCAGCGAGCTCGAGCCGGTGCCGGAGGTGTCCGTCGAACTCTCCGGGAGCGACGTCACGATCTCTCAGACAGTCGAACTCGCAGTGACGTGTCCGTCCGAATCGGTCTGACGAGAAACCGGAATGTTAACGGCGACAGTTCCCAACTGAACGGACGTACAATGACTTGGATCCGCGCGCTCGCGGCTGCCGGACTCTCCGTCCTCCTTCCCGGCGCGGGCCACGTATTTATCCGTGATTGGGTTCGTGGTCTCGCCTTTGGCGGTATCTTTCTCGCGTCGCTGGCGATCTTCCTCCCGCCGACCGACCAGATCATGGCCGCTGACTCGGTCACCGGAATGATCGGCGTCGTCACGACCGAAACCGACACGATAAGTCAGTTTGTCGTCTCGTTTATCGTCCTCTTCGCCGCGATCGACGCGACGTTTCGCTCGATGGGGTTCCCGCCGGGCTCGACCAACGGCGCCGATCAGGATGGCCCGAGCTGTCCCGAGTGTGGGAAACCGCTCGACGAGGACCTCACGTTCTGTCACTGGTGTACGACTCGACTCGAACCGGCCGAGCCCGAAGAAGAGGAACCGACGAACACGTGACGTCGGGCCGGGGCGTTACTTCTCGATAATACTTTCCTCGACGGCTTCCCCGAAGTGCCGCGCCGTGTCCTCGTAGTACAACAGGAGCTCGTCGCCGGCCTCGAGCTCGGTCACCGCCTTCCGCCCCTCGCTCGTGGGTACCTTGATCGTCTCGGCGTTCTGGAGCAGGGTCTCGACGCGATCGCCGTCCGCGGTCTCTAAGGCGATCCGGAACATCGGTCGCTGCTCGATTTTGACGCGGCCGACGATCGCCTCGCGGGTGTTGCCGTCGGTGTCGACGACCTGGACCTCGTCGCCGCTCTGTAGCTCCGAGAGGTACTTCGTGCCGCCGTCGGGCGTGCGGACGTAGGCGTGGACTGCGCCCGCGTTGACCCGGAACGGACGGGAGGCGACGTACGGCGATTCGGCGGTCTCGGCGTGGACGAAGACGAGCCCGCGGGCCATCGAGCCGACGAGCATCCCCTCGTCGTGTTCGAGCAGGGAGCCGGTGTCGACACAGACCCGGTCGGCGCTGCCGATCTGCTCGATATCGAGGACGTCGGCGTACTCCAGCTCCAGGGACTCGCGTTCGGCCTCGTCGCGCACCTCGACGGTACGGCGGATCTCGTCGGGGTCGTCCGAATCCAGCAACACGGCGTCGGCGCCGAGCTCAAGGGTCTCGAAGGCGGTTCTGGCCTCGTCGGCGGAGGTGACCCCCGCGACGAGTTCGGTCTCGTCGCCGATGCGTGCGATCAGGTTCTCCAGCGGGATGATCGTCCAGTCCTCGCCGACGACGATCGTGTGGTCGGCCTCCTGGGCGGCCGACTCGGCGAAGGCCTCGTACTCCTTTCCGAGGATGCGGACGTACGCGCCCCGATCCAGCTCGCCCTCGCGGCGCAGCGTCGAGAGATCGGCCGAGCCCGAGAGGTCGCCCGGAAGATCGATCGTTCCGTCACCCTCGCCGTCCTTGCCGACGACGACGGCGTCGGGTTCGGCGGTCGACTCCGGCTCCGATTCGGTCTCGGCCTCGTCGACGACGTCGACGTCGTCGACGTCGTCGACCAGCGTGACGTCCCCGTCGGTGCGAAACGCCGCGACGTTGATCTCGCCGAGTTCGCGGACGCGTTCGACGTCGTCCTCGTCGACCAGTACCCAGTCCGCGCCCGCCTCGAGCGCGGCCGTGATCCGTGCGCGGCGGGCGTCCCAGTCGCCGACGGCGTCGTCGGCTTTGACCCAGACAGCTCTCGTCATAGCTCGAGTCTCGAAGGGGAGTGGCTTGAACGTGGCGAATCCGACAGCAGTCGTGGGGATCGAAACTCCGCGTACGACACCAACTGTCACGTGCCACCATCTGTCGTGGTACGAAACGTTCAGAACGATCGACCCCGTACGAGGAGTCAGATGGCTGCCTACGACGCGATCTGTTTCGATCTCGACAGCACCCTCTGCGAGCCCACGCAGGATCCGGACGTCGTCCTCGAGCGGGCCTTCGAGGACGTCGACCGCGATCCCTTCTGTACGCCTGCCGATCTCCGCGCGGCCGTTCCCGAGGTGCCGACCGTTCAGACTGCCGAGCAGTTCTACACGGAGCTGTTCAAAGCAGTCGCCGAACGGACCGACGCCGACTCCGCACTCGCACCCGATCTGGCACAGCGGTATCTCGAGGTGCAGGATCCGACCGCCGTCCGGTTTCGCCCCGGCGCCGAGGACGCCCTCGAGTACGCCCGTGCCCGCGGACGGGTAGGACTCATTACGAACGGTGGCCGGAAGACCCAGATCCAGAAGCTGCGGGCACTCGGAATCGCGGACGCCTTCGACGTTCGGGTGTACACGGATCCGAACGCCGGCGTCTACCCGAAACCCGACGCCGCGCCGTTCGAGCGGGCGCTGGGCGCGCTCGAGACCAGCCCCGAGCGGGCGATCCACGTCGGCGACTCCCTGCGGGCCGACGTCGCGGGCGCCAACGCGATGGGGCTCGACTCGGCGTGGATCGATCCCGGGCGCGACGACGTCGCCCGCGAACACGAGCCGACCTACGAGCTCGACACGCTCGAGCGCCTCGAGTCGATCGTCTGATCGCGACTACGCCTCGGGCAGTAGATCGGTGTGGACGACCGCGCGATACCGGCTGTCGGTCGTCTCGCCGAGTCGAGCCAGTAGGGCGGCGACGGCGGGCATCGACTCCGGGAGTTCGAACTCGTCGTACCGCTCGTCGCGGTCCGTGCAGCGTTTGACGAACGCGCGGATCGCCTCGAACTCGGCCTGCTGGACGTAGACGACTCCGATCCCGTCGTCGTCCTCGGGAACCTGCTCGCGCCAGGTCTCCAGGACGCGTTCGACCGTCCCGCGGGCCTCCCGCTCCCGGTCGGCGACGGCGGTCGCGTCGGGACCGTCGCCGTCGAACAGCTCGTCGAATGTATCCTGGAGCTCGTCGGCGTTGTCGGCAAGCGACGGCGCCGCCTCGTCGGCCGCGAGCAGCGCTTCGAGCGCCTCGAGCTCGATCCGTCGGACGGCGACGGGGTAGACGAACTCGTGGTTCTCCTCGGGCAGCTTGTAGGAGTGGCCCTCGATTCCCTGTTGGCCCTCGCCCGACCGACCGAACATCAGATCGAGTAATCCCATGGCTGGACCTGTACTCGGTCTCCGGATAAGTGTTCCGCGCTCCGCTCACCAATCCTTGCCGAGCGCGGCCTTCGCGCCGCCGTACCCGCTCGCGGCGTTCCAGGTTCGGCCGCTGTCCGTGTGCTCGACCTCGAGGACGTCCCCGCAGTCGCCACACCGGTACCGGTCTGGCGCCTTCACCGGCTTCGACGCGCGATGACGCGTCGCCGTCCACGCGCAGTCGTCCGCGAGACAGCGGAGCACGTACCGGGGCTCGGTGAACGACCGACAGCGACGCGGCGCCTCGAGCCGGGCCGCAAGCTCGAGAAACCGCTCGCCGTGGCCCGACTCGCCGGTGCGCTGGAACTGCAGGGCGTGGACGAGCTCGTGGCGCACGCCCGCCGCGAACTCGGCCCACTCGTAGCGCTCGTAGGCCCGGCGGGCGAGGACGATCGTCGCCACCTCGCGATCTGCGTCCCACCGACACAGCCCCGCGCGGCGACGCGCCCGTCCCGACACCGCCCACTCGAGCGCGTCGAACTCGAGGGCGAGGTCGTGGTCGTCGATCACCTCGCGGGCGTGGATCCGCGCCCGGGCGCGGATCTCGTCGTCGATTGTCAGTGACTCCTCGATCACGGCTCGACGGACGACCCCCCGTTCCGAAACGGTTTCGACGCGCCGCCGGCAGGCCTTTTCCCCCACGCTGCGATCCTCGACCATGAGCAAACTCTCGCTGCCGACGCCGCGTCCCCTCGATCCGAACGACCCCGTCCGCCTCGCGGGGCTCGTCCTCGTCGCAGTTGCCGAACCGCCCCTTGACGAGCGCCGGCCCTGGATCGAGCGCGCCGCGATCGCCGACGCGCTGACCGTTCCGGGCGCCGACGCGCCGCTCTATCTCACCGACGACGGGATCGCGATTGCGACCACCGGAATCGGGAAAAGCGACGCCGCGACGACGACGGCCGCATTGCTCGCGACCCCCGGGCTCGACCTCGAGTCGGCGTACGTCCTCTCGGCGGGGATCGCCGGCGGTCCGCCGAACGGGGCCCCGCTGGGGTCGGTCGTCCTCGCGGACGCGGTCGTCGACTGGGATCGCAAACACCGCTGGGACGGCAGCGATGCTCCGGGCGAGCGGATCGACACCCTCGCCTACCGCCCGCGGGACTACGTCCACCACCTTGCCGATCGCGTCCTCGAGCCCGCGCTGGCAGCCGCCGAGGAGACGCCCCTCGAGGACGACCCCGAGGTCCGGGCCTACCGGGAGCGGTACCCGACGTCGCCCGACGCCGAGCCGA
This genomic window from Natronococcus occultus SP4 contains:
- a CDS encoding DUF1102 domain-containing protein — its product is MERRKFLIGAGSTAIGASALVGTGAFSSVTSTREMSVRAVNDANAYLGLKEVPDSPNSSYVDEDEGHLRIRMDEDNETEGGGTGVNSNSVTIFKDLFRIRNQGKQTIHVFVFLVGPKTGNVGLFNGGTTSPLWATTLEVGEYEDVGLLTNTFGVDSSDPAQLVNDMIIVAVGEDNPEGGDHEAAARDLAPDDAEANKEVPDDELNE
- a CDS encoding DUF5305 domain-containing protein, whose protein sequence is MISDRRRVRLRTALDEWFVVVVVALLALALLGGWGAYGAVADDSDEEFEQRTVEAWSTTGGFDHSATVQAENEVFPVGTELSDRSMYFAEVAPELEATFTYAYDAPDGDVAVVLKADRVIRSVEDVDDEDDRVEHWAVNETTAQEETESLAPGEEQATSFSVDVPETAAEAEEIQEDLNESVGELETVVEVQMAIEGTIDGESVDRVDSYELVVEPDDTTYTVEAPAAEERTEERTEAVAVAGSSGFSGLSSVVLALLGICSVAALGVLGVARRKGTLAPSAAELERIDARYKREAFDDWISRGRLPADVRERSRIEIATLEDLVDVAVDCDRRVIEDERDGRYYVLDDDSLYVYAPEGLEDEESEDEDRVLEPDAQEAEEPTVIGDGSGEGGDALEDDSDDSGS
- a CDS encoding signal peptidase I, translating into MGTGQQGGPMRVVTLVAIGVAALALLAIVAGHVLGIPIALSYVETGSMEPTIETGDGFVAVPSAVAGPAEEGDVIVFDAQEIEGGGLTTHRVVEVTEQGYVTQGDANPFTDQDSGEPVVTDGQVAATAHQVNGEPVTIPHLGTAVMGVENGLESSQRWLASTLGTTAVLGTQGLSSLLLAFGLVVLGVSLALERWSGATRERNRERSREDVYDARTLVLGLAALLIVVSLATMVAMSGTTETGIVSAEFDSDRPDVIPMGETESHEYELYNGGVLPTVTIVEPASEGVAVDERTTLGYGENATAAVAYTAPPETGYYLRSVSERTYFAVLPEPIIATLHAIHPWAAMASVTAVLTGIIVAPLALLIGTGTIRTRSRARSRSPGGLND
- a CDS encoding DUF7344 domain-containing protein, yielding MSVSKLDEEELEPEELNRDEVFEMLSNQRRRWVLHYLKQQNEDRVDLRSLVDSVSSWEYETPADELPWKKRKRVYTSLRQSHLPRLDESGVIEYDRNRGEVALTNEARKLQLYLEYVPEDDIPWSHCYLGLSGVSAAITALAWYPVYPIGELSAVALGALVTAMFGLSAVVHTYHSRRNRIGHQGPPKR
- a CDS encoding DUF7575 domain-containing protein; this translates as MTWIRALAAAGLSVLLPGAGHVFIRDWVRGLAFGGIFLASLAIFLPPTDQIMAADSVTGMIGVVTTETDTISQFVVSFIVLFAAIDATFRSMGFPPGSTNGADQDGPSCPECGKPLDEDLTFCHWCTTRLEPAEPEEEEPTNT
- a CDS encoding 3-dehydroquinate synthase II encodes the protein MTRAVWVKADDAVGDWDARRARITAALEAGADWVLVDEDDVERVRELGEINVAAFRTDGDVTLVDDVDDVDVVDEAETESEPESTAEPDAVVVGKDGEGDGTIDLPGDLSGSADLSTLRREGELDRGAYVRILGKEYEAFAESAAQEADHTIVVGEDWTIIPLENLIARIGDETELVAGVTSADEARTAFETLELGADAVLLDSDDPDEIRRTVEVRDEAERESLELEYADVLDIEQIGSADRVCVDTGSLLEHDEGMLVGSMARGLVFVHAETAESPYVASRPFRVNAGAVHAYVRTPDGGTKYLSELQSGDEVQVVDTDGNTREAIVGRVKIEQRPMFRIALETADGDRVETLLQNAETIKVPTSEGRKAVTELEAGDELLLYYEDTARHFGEAVEESIIEK
- a CDS encoding HAD family hydrolase gives rise to the protein MAAYDAICFDLDSTLCEPTQDPDVVLERAFEDVDRDPFCTPADLRAAVPEVPTVQTAEQFYTELFKAVAERTDADSALAPDLAQRYLEVQDPTAVRFRPGAEDALEYARARGRVGLITNGGRKTQIQKLRALGIADAFDVRVYTDPNAGVYPKPDAAPFERALGALETSPERAIHVGDSLRADVAGANAMGLDSAWIDPGRDDVAREHEPTYELDTLERLESIV
- a CDS encoding SprT-like domain-containing protein, with protein sequence MIEESLTIDDEIRARARIHAREVIDDHDLALEFDALEWAVSGRARRRAGLCRWDADREVATIVLARRAYERYEWAEFAAGVRHELVHALQFQRTGESGHGERFLELAARLEAPRRCRSFTEPRYVLRCLADDCAWTATRHRASKPVKAPDRYRCGDCGDVLEVEHTDSGRTWNAASGYGGAKAALGKDW
- a CDS encoding phosphorylase family protein is translated as MSKLSLPTPRPLDPNDPVRLAGLVLVAVAEPPLDERRPWIERAAIADALTVPGADAPLYLTDDGIAIATTGIGKSDAATTTAALLATPGLDLESAYVLSAGIAGGPPNGAPLGSVVLADAVVDWDRKHRWDGSDAPGERIDTLAYRPRDYVHHLADRVLEPALAAAEETPLEDDPEVRAYRERYPTSPDAEPTVAVGTTVCGDEFWHGPRRAEEVAWLCDAYGVGPYATTQMEDAATATALERFGLLDRYLSVRAVANYDRPAPGQSAAESFDGTDASLALAIENAERVGSTVLEKLLETDPLGIRP